From Candidatus Binatus sp.:
AGCCTGATGACCGGCAAGCCGGTGCGGGCGTTGAGCAGCCGAATCCTGAGCGCCTACGAGGCCGAGCGGGCACGCTGTAGCGACGAGCAGGAGCGCGCCGCGGCGCGCGGCCGATTCCTGAGCGAACTGCGCGACGCCGCACGCGACGATCGCACGTATGCGGCGGGCGAGATCAGCGGGATGATTCGTGGCATCGCGCCGGTGCGCGATCTGATCGAAGCGATCATCAACGACGCGGCCGCGCTTGCGGAAAAGCTCCACGCACTCGCCGGGCGCAGTTAATCGCGCGTCCTCGCTGTAGGAAGGACGCTGCCTAAGTCATGCGTTGCGGACCATCAAGCCTCCATCGACCGGGATGATCGCGCCGGTGATGGTGCGGTCCCAGATGCGGTCGTAATCGTCGCTGTCGAGCGCAGAGATGCCGCCGAAACCGGCGTTGTTGATGAGGATGTCGAGCCGGCCGAAACGTGCGGCGACGCCGGCAACGACGCGCTTGATCTCGGCCGCATCGGATACGTCGAGGCGCCATCCGTGCGCGGTTCCGCCGGCGGCGGCGATCTCCTCGGCGACGCGCGCGACGCCGGCTTCGTTGATGTCGGTAATCGCGACCAGCGCGCCTTCGTCCGCGAACAGATGAGCGGTGGCACGGCCCATCCCGCTGGCGGCGCCGGTAACCAGCACCGCGCGCCCCTTGACCGAGCGATCGAGTCTTTTCAGTGGCTCCATTTCAATCCTCCCTGTCGAGCAAACGGCGTGACGATTGCCGAGCTATCACACCCGGTGTTAGTTGGGATAGCTGAAGGCCGGTCTTACTCAAGACCAACGGGGGGAAAAATTATCCGATGGCGAACAGCGAACAGGAACGCGACGCGTGGCTCGCGCAAGTCAGTGAGGC
This genomic window contains:
- a CDS encoding SDR family NAD(P)-dependent oxidoreductase; amino-acid sequence: MEPLKRLDRSVKGRAVLVTGAASGMGRATAHLFADEGALVAITDINEAGVARVAEEIAAAGGTAHGWRLDVSDAAEIKRVVAGVAARFGRLDILINNAGFGGISALDSDDYDRIWDRTITGAIIPVDGGLMVRNA